One region of Solanum pennellii chromosome 6, SPENNV200 genomic DNA includes:
- the LOC107023078 gene encoding cytochrome b5-like, whose translation MGSDHKVHVFEEVAKHNKTKDCWLIISGKVYDVTPFMEDHPGGDEVLLSATGKDATNDFEDVGHSDSAREMMDKYYIGDIDQSTVPLKRAYIPPQQAPYNPDKTSEFVIKILQILVPLLILGLAFAVRHYTKEK comes from the exons ATGGGGTCAGATCATAAAGTTCATGTATTTGAGGAGGTTGCAAAGCACAACAAGACCAAAGATTGTTGGCTTATTATCAGTGGAAAG GTGTATGATGTGACTCCATTTATGGAAGATCATCCAGGTGGTGATGAAGTTTTGCTTTCAGCAACAG GGAAAGATGCAACAAATGACTTTGAAGACGTCGGCCACAGTGATTCTGCTAGGGAGATGATGGATAAATATTACATTGGAGATATTGATCAGTCAACAGTTCCTCTAAAACGTGCTTACATTCCTCCACAACAAGCCCCATACAATCCAGACAAGACTTCAGAATTTGTTATCAAAATTTTGCAAATCCTTGTGCCCCTCTTGATTTTGGGCTTAGCCTTTGCTGTGCGACACTACACCAAGGAGAAGTAA